The following are encoded together in the Panicum virgatum strain AP13 chromosome 6K, P.virgatum_v5, whole genome shotgun sequence genome:
- the LOC120713556 gene encoding CASP-like protein UU-1 yields the protein MTIEQLESQAVAVAETTTMRAASDAELRTSAALRLAAFAASLAAAVVVATNRQDRWGITVTFRMFAVWEAFVAVNLACAAYSALTAALVKRLVSRHWLHHADQLAVNLQAASTAGADRRRRGDWGAVSLALAFVSFFALGAAATLSRFPARPPPPPPAST from the exons ATGACGATCGAGCAGCTGGAGTcgcaggcggtggcggtggcggagacgacgacgatgagGGCCGCCTCCGACGCGGAGTTGAGGACCAGCGCGGCGCTCCGGCTGGCGGCCTTTGCGgcgtcgctcgccgccgcggtggtcGTGGCCACCAACCGGCAGGACCGCTGGGGCATCACCGTCACCTTCAGGATGTTCGCCGTCTGGGA GGCGTTCGTGGCCGTCAACCTCGCCTGCGCCGCCTACTCGGCGCTCACGGCGGCCTTGGTGAAGCGGCTCGTCAGCAGGCACTGGCTGCACCACGCCGACCAGCTCGCGGTGAACCTGCAGGCGGCGTCGACCGCCGGCGccgaccgccggcgccggggcgaTTGG GGCGCCGTCTCCCTCGCGCTGGCGTTCGTCTCCTTCTTcgccctcggcgccgccgccacgctctcCCGCTTCCCGGCcaggccgccacctccgccaccggccTCCACATAG
- the LOC120713013 gene encoding zinc finger protein CONSTANS-LIKE 15-like gives MKSGGGGGGDGGGGGGRQQWPCDYCGEEAAALHCRADAARLCVACDRHVHAANALSRKHVRAPLCAGCAARPAAARVGAEAAAFLCADCLEGRGDGGVAVEGFSGCPSAAELAASWGLDLRGAGAAAGCGEGDAGEEAEDDAFFSALDYSMLGADTDLRDLYVPCDPPAVPAPAAGAGAHRLKGEALCDQLAEMARREADTTSSHPHQPHSDLSPRTPRRNSAASSGRLPGKMAAPHVLPPHPPPAPAQEVPLPYTSLLMMASANCTELIGGGDRMADDDEQLLWDCAAPSVPPTQIWDFNLGRSRDHNEKSAIEVGFGLNHGGFMIKSYSDMLKEISSGTTKDLEDIYDSRYCSTAEDIMSSNMCQLSSKNVSTGSNKRKVSSCASTIDGPTTSGNHVPTPGPALTREISFGDQTVSPAAAERPAAMRIDSETLAQNRDSAMQRYREKRKNRRYEKHIRYESRKLRADTRKRVKGRFVKSTEALNAVNGG, from the exons atgaagagcggcggcggaggaggaggagacgggggtgggggagggggcaGGCAACAGTGGCCGTGCGACTActgcggggaggaggcggcggcgctgcactgCCGCGCGGACGCGGCGCGGCTCTGCGTGGCGTGCGACCGCCACGTGCACGCCGCCAACGCGCTCTCGCGGAAGCACGTGCGGGCGCCGCTCTGCGCGGGCTGCGCggcgcgcccggccgccgcgcgcgtcggggccgaggcggcggcgttcctCTGCGCGGACTGCCTCGAGGGCCGCGGCGACGGGGGCGTCGCGGTCGAGGGGTTCTCGGGCTGCCCCtcggcggccgagctcgccgcgtcGTGGGGGCTCGACCTccgcggcgcgggcgccgccgccgggtgcgGTGAGGGCGACGCcggggaggaggccgaggacgacGCCTTCTTCTCGGCGCTCGACTACTCCATGCTGGGGGCCGACACGGACCTGCGCGACCTCTACGTGCCGTGCGACCCGCCGGCGgtgcccgcccccgccgccggcgcaggcgcCCACCGGCTCAAGGGGGAGGCGCTGTGCGACCAGCTCGCCGAGATGGCGCGCCGCGAGGCCGACACCACCTCCTCGCACCCGCACCAGCCGCACTCGGATCTGAGCCCCCGCACGCCGCGCCGGAACTCCGCGGCCTCCAGCGGCCGCCTGCCGGGCAAGATGGCGGCCCCCCACGTGCTGCCTCCGCACCCTCCGCCTGCGCCCGCTCAGGAGGTGCCGTTGCCGTACACGTCCCTGCTCATGATGGCATCGGCCAACTGCACTGAGCTCATTGGCGGCGGCGACAGGATGGCTGACGACGACGAGCAACTGCTATGGGATTGCGCTGCGCCCTCAGTGCCGCCCACACAG ATATGGGACTTCAATTTAGGAAGGTCAAGGGATCACAATGAGAAGTCTGCTATTGAAGTTGGATTTGGTTTGAACCATGGAGGCTTTATGATTAAGAGTTATAGTGACATGCTTAAGGAAATTTCTTCAGGGACAACGAAAGATCTGGAAGATATTTATGACTCAAGATACTGCTCAACTGCCGAAGATATCATGTCCTCTAATATGTGTCAGTTGTCATCGAAAAAT GTGAGCACTGGGAGCAACAAACGGAAGGTGAGCTCCTGCGCCTCAACGATTGATGGACCGACAACCTCCGGGAACCATGTGCCCACTCCAGGACCAGCACTCACAAGGGAGATCTCCTTCGGGGATCAAACGGTCTCCCCCGCTGCAGCTGAGAGGCCTGCTGCCATGAGGATCGACAGCGAGACGCTTGCACAGAACAGGGACAGCGCGATGCAGCGGTacagggagaagaggaagaatcGCAG GTATGAGAAGCACATCCGCTACGAATCGAGGAAGCTGAGGGCGGACACGAGGAAGCGGGTGAAAGGGCGGTTTGTCAAGTCGACCGAAGCACTGAATGCCGTCAATGGCGGATGA